In Cloacibacillus sp. An23, the following are encoded in one genomic region:
- a CDS encoding O-antigen ligase family protein: MRPPSLLPGGGGRRELVPLWIFYPLIFVSLSLPNLVYSGTGWFDTLHIMKWACTMLPVAAISLIGGVTLALSGPQRAGFRLDLFGAVWFAFLAFISLQPLWADIFAWSTYFKEWFFFAVLFAAYVFCYNLFDSETALRRVMWLANLNAAVNVVFAELLIRDMNGICPLIMNVPGNYIGNTGQQEMFGLWMAMAAMNGVYLHMVYSSPLYEGARRKFLTWGNLALLAFNSWGLWNSTTRAGMLALITGTLVLSLAVCRCRGECLVLLRRVGAASAVVVLMLAANIGTAYFGWSRAYTLINKTSDMLLNTSNFGARREIWITSWNVFKLHPFAGTGLGHYKWHYLEGQREAFKTHPELKWQFTYWAHSEYLQLLTELGLFGAAALFAAGAWWLAGFARALALRRPLPPGTLWGCAMLFLIWFDALFSRPFHRIEIVIWMPLAFAWANRTLFDGEPRGSMPDGLAARLFGAFAAAVAAAGLAFFYSGCVADKCLRAATLTKNAELQRAFIDEAAKSLMERDDAGERLAYHLLAVAEATGRPEDERAGIEQLYRSFRTKPQAKQLVELLRYARETKDLAMLGELSTYLRPTPRSGGGAADDEK, from the coding sequence GTGCGCCCACCGTCGCTCCTTCCGGGCGGCGGAGGGCGGCGCGAGCTTGTGCCGCTGTGGATATTCTATCCGCTGATATTCGTATCGCTCTCGCTTCCGAATCTCGTATACTCCGGCACGGGCTGGTTCGACACGCTGCACATAATGAAATGGGCCTGCACGATGCTGCCGGTCGCCGCGATCTCGCTGATAGGCGGCGTCACGCTCGCGCTCTCCGGCCCGCAGCGCGCCGGCTTCCGCCTCGACCTCTTCGGGGCCGTCTGGTTCGCCTTCCTCGCCTTTATATCATTACAGCCGCTTTGGGCGGACATCTTCGCCTGGTCAACCTACTTCAAGGAATGGTTCTTCTTCGCCGTCCTGTTCGCGGCCTACGTTTTTTGCTACAACCTCTTCGATTCCGAGACGGCTCTGCGCCGCGTCATGTGGCTCGCGAACCTCAACGCGGCGGTGAACGTCGTCTTCGCCGAGCTTCTGATACGGGATATGAACGGCATCTGCCCGCTCATAATGAACGTGCCGGGCAACTACATAGGCAACACGGGACAGCAGGAGATGTTCGGCCTATGGATGGCGATGGCTGCGATGAACGGGGTATATCTCCACATGGTCTACTCTTCGCCGCTCTACGAGGGGGCGCGGCGCAAATTTCTGACGTGGGGCAACCTTGCGCTGCTTGCCTTCAACTCGTGGGGGCTGTGGAATTCGACGACGCGCGCGGGGATGCTCGCGCTCATCACCGGGACTCTCGTCCTGTCGCTCGCGGTCTGCCGGTGCCGCGGGGAGTGCCTGGTCCTGCTGCGGCGCGTCGGCGCGGCCTCGGCCGTAGTCGTTCTGATGCTCGCCGCTAACATCGGCACCGCTTACTTCGGCTGGAGCCGCGCCTACACTCTCATCAACAAGACGAGCGACATGCTGCTCAACACTTCGAACTTCGGCGCGCGCCGCGAGATCTGGATAACTAGCTGGAACGTCTTCAAGCTTCACCCGTTCGCCGGGACCGGGCTCGGCCACTATAAGTGGCATTATCTCGAGGGACAGCGCGAGGCCTTCAAGACTCACCCGGAGCTTAAATGGCAGTTCACATACTGGGCGCACAGCGAATATTTGCAGCTTCTCACCGAGCTCGGACTGTTCGGCGCGGCGGCGCTCTTCGCGGCGGGTGCCTGGTGGCTCGCGGGCTTTGCGCGCGCGCTGGCGCTTCGGAGGCCGCTGCCGCCGGGCACTCTCTGGGGCTGCGCGATGCTCTTTCTGATATGGTTCGACGCGCTTTTCAGCCGCCCGTTCCACCGTATCGAAATCGTGATATGGATGCCGCTCGCTTTCGCGTGGGCGAACAGGACGCTCTTCGACGGCGAGCCGCGCGGATCGATGCCCGACGGCCTCGCCGCCCGGCTCTTCGGCGCGTTCGCCGCCGCAGTCGCCGCCGCGGGGCTGGCGTTTTTCTATTCGGGCTGCGTCGCCGACAAGTGCCTGCGCGCCGCGACTCTGACGAAGAACGCGGAGCTTCAGCGCGCCTTCATAGACGAGGCCGCAAAGAGCCTGATGGAGCGAGACGATGCCGGAGAGCGGCTCGCCTACCATCTGCTCGCGGTCGCGGAGGCGACCGGGCGCCCCGAGGACGAGCGCGCCGGCATAGAGCAGCTTTACCGAAGCTTCAGGACGAAGCCGCAGGCGAAGCAGCTCGTCGAGCTTCTGCGTTATGCGCGCGAGACGAAGGACCTCGCCATGCTCGGCGAGCTTTCGACATATCTTCGCCCGACCCCGCGTTCGGGCGGCGGCGCGGCGGACGATGAAAAGTAA
- a CDS encoding type II secretion system protein, giving the protein MKSKRARGFTLIEILLVVGLVGIIAAAALAPLVLTVRSLEEAQSRWGARHNARDAADAMYRDLRMALHNPSFQSVKVIHEESLGNDADDRLMVWSLSPAYEGRSAGVVVYRVLPEDSFSDGEPGLYRWVICGQPSLHASSGDIFGAESDDVPEPMEIDPDDLEAKDGELLLPDARGLRFYFPKGGEWKRESYEGGLPEILRAELVLKDDGSYVCTERFAGAAK; this is encoded by the coding sequence ATGAAAAGTAAGCGCGCGCGCGGCTTCACGCTGATCGAGATACTTTTGGTCGTCGGCCTCGTCGGGATAATCGCGGCGGCGGCCCTCGCCCCGCTCGTACTGACGGTGCGTTCGCTCGAGGAGGCGCAGTCGCGCTGGGGCGCGCGCCACAACGCCCGCGACGCGGCGGACGCGATGTACCGCGACCTCCGCATGGCGCTTCACAACCCTTCGTTTCAATCCGTCAAAGTAATACACGAAGAGAGCCTCGGCAACGACGCGGACGACAGGCTGATGGTGTGGAGCCTCTCGCCGGCCTACGAGGGACGCAGCGCGGGCGTCGTCGTCTACCGCGTGCTGCCGGAGGATTCATTCAGCGACGGCGAGCCCGGCCTCTACCGCTGGGTGATATGCGGGCAGCCGTCGCTGCACGCGAGCTCAGGCGACATATTCGGCGCGGAGTCCGACGACGTGCCGGAGCCTATGGAGATAGACCCGGACGACCTCGAGGCGAAAGACGGCGAGCTACTGCTGCCCGACGCGCGCGGCCTGCGCTTCTACTTCCCGAAGGGCGGCGAGTGGAAGCGCGAGAGCTACGAGGGCGGTCTGCCGGAGATACTGCGCGCGGAGCTGGTGCTGAAAGACGACGGCTCCTACGTGTGCACGGAGAGGTTCGCGGGTGCGGCGAAGTAG
- the gspL gene encoding type II secretion system protein GspL, producing MFKKLNEKLHSLIPAEGPRLNGKAAFYTARMMEEAPLSPGERRVCCVPFKTAAAYPFAFPFGRRAGLRNALELKFRALTGARAALSMTPQVTEQSSSSTRGAAWFASREEIEHYEKILGEGAAFVPAPLVMLSEVGGSGLAVWREDGCSCALWAEDYEPKLYRCFSDDECSPEEAARWMRSYAQSSGGAIEAEKVRIFDADAISSAELQRAGNATFAAAPSIAALDFSNSGATAAERRESFFASAFSGLRAATAVGLFCLVLSLALLAQNLYAKDSFASSPSKIYSAALGEESRAPLTSVTRRLRAVSGGGVQLSFDGVLAGVAAAWKSAPEGTRLDALRYGAERTELEGRAQKTEDIQTLRGELSKNGFSVRLGDVQQIPGGGMRFTFQLSEGGRDR from the coding sequence TTGTTTAAGAAGCTTAACGAAAAGCTGCATTCGCTCATTCCCGCGGAGGGGCCGCGGCTTAACGGAAAAGCCGCCTTTTATACGGCCCGTATGATGGAGGAGGCTCCTCTTTCGCCCGGAGAACGGCGCGTCTGCTGCGTGCCGTTTAAGACGGCGGCGGCGTATCCGTTCGCTTTCCCGTTCGGGCGGCGCGCCGGGCTGCGGAACGCGCTGGAGCTGAAATTCCGCGCTCTGACGGGCGCTCGCGCGGCGCTTTCGATGACGCCGCAGGTGACGGAGCAGAGCTCGTCTTCGACGCGCGGAGCGGCGTGGTTCGCGTCGCGCGAGGAGATAGAACATTACGAAAAAATTCTCGGCGAGGGGGCGGCCTTCGTGCCCGCGCCGCTCGTCATGCTCTCCGAGGTGGGCGGAAGCGGCCTCGCCGTCTGGCGCGAGGACGGCTGTTCCTGCGCGCTGTGGGCCGAGGACTACGAGCCGAAGCTCTACCGCTGCTTCTCGGACGATGAATGCTCCCCAGAGGAGGCCGCTCGCTGGATGCGTTCCTACGCGCAGTCGTCGGGCGGCGCGATAGAGGCGGAGAAGGTCAGGATATTCGACGCGGATGCGATTTCCAGCGCTGAGCTTCAGCGCGCAGGAAACGCGACATTCGCGGCGGCCCCCTCGATAGCCGCTCTCGACTTCTCAAACAGCGGCGCGACCGCGGCGGAACGCCGCGAGAGCTTCTTCGCCTCGGCTTTTTCCGGACTGCGCGCTGCGACCGCCGTCGGGCTTTTCTGCCTCGTCCTGTCGCTCGCGCTTCTCGCGCAGAATTTATACGCTAAGGATTCGTTCGCATCGTCTCCTTCAAAAATATACTCCGCGGCGCTCGGCGAAGAAAGCCGCGCGCCTCTGACCTCCGTCACGCGGCGACTTCGCGCAGTCTCGGGCGGCGGCGTACAGCTCTCCTTCGACGGCGTGCTTGCGGGCGTAGCCGCGGCGTGGAAATCCGCGCCCGAGGGGACGCGCCTCGACGCTCTGCGCTACGGCGCGGAGCGCACGGAACTTGAAGGCCGCGCGCAGAAGACCGAGGACATACAGACGCTGCGCGGCGAGCTCTCCAAAAACGGATTTTCCGTCCGTCTCGGCGATGTGCAGCAGATACCGGGCGGCGGCATGCGCTTCACCTTCCAGCTTTCGGAAGGGGGGCGCGACAGATGA
- the gspN gene encoding type II secretion system protein GspN → MKKNLRLAAVAIAGLIVGIFIFFPWRTLGSSLFALAAREAASRGVYLTASSSDVSGLFSKTFSYSGVGADLPAARLSVRELYVAPDILSSLFSEEKSARLTFGRGSLVPVTRQAVEWNRGEADVRVTPRAVMLENISFTGPSSISGSAEISLGSMRIARARLLVSVPPELDRMLEMLRTANMLPLKKIKEGEWRIER, encoded by the coding sequence ATGAAAAAAAATCTCCGCCTCGCCGCCGTTGCTATCGCGGGGCTGATAGTCGGAATTTTTATTTTCTTCCCGTGGCGGACGCTCGGCTCGTCGCTCTTCGCGCTTGCGGCGCGTGAGGCGGCCTCGCGCGGCGTCTATCTGACCGCCTCGTCCTCGGACGTATCGGGTCTTTTTTCGAAAACTTTTTCCTACTCCGGCGTCGGGGCAGACCTTCCGGCCGCGCGGCTTAGCGTGCGCGAGCTATACGTCGCGCCTGATATACTTTCGTCGCTGTTCTCGGAGGAAAAGAGCGCGCGCCTGACCTTCGGGCGTGGCAGCCTCGTCCCCGTGACGCGCCAGGCGGTCGAGTGGAACCGCGGCGAGGCCGACGTGCGCGTAACGCCGCGGGCCGTGATGCTGGAGAACATATCGTTCACCGGCCCTTCCTCGATTTCCGGCTCGGCGGAGATATCGCTGGGCTCCATGCGCATAGCGCGCGCCCGCTTGCTCGTCAGCGTGCCGCCTGAGCTCGACAGGATGCTCGAAATGCTTAGGACGGCGAACATGCTTCCGCTCAAAAAGATAAAAGAGGGCGAATGGAGGATAGAGAGATGA
- a CDS encoding prepilin-type N-terminal cleavage/methylation domain-containing protein: MKRGGFTLLEVLVAVVILATVGTAALKLVILSQNTLAAVSEREKLLDGAREIEIGVLTGVLDERGTSGDLRWETEEKETELFGEDFGRLDLEGLDFDGTGRSGDVSETVLVKWRELVVRDAKDNRMTVYLESEEDARKDRLEAQSASSGESSENGEND, encoded by the coding sequence GTGAAGCGCGGCGGATTCACTCTGCTCGAGGTGCTCGTCGCGGTCGTGATACTCGCAACGGTCGGCACGGCGGCGCTCAAGCTCGTCATCCTCTCGCAGAACACGCTCGCCGCTGTGAGCGAGAGGGAGAAGCTGCTCGACGGCGCTCGCGAGATAGAGATAGGCGTGCTGACCGGAGTACTCGACGAGCGCGGCACGAGCGGCGACCTACGCTGGGAGACTGAGGAAAAGGAGACGGAGCTGTTCGGCGAGGATTTCGGACGGCTCGACCTCGAAGGGCTGGATTTCGACGGCACGGGGCGCTCCGGCGACGTTTCTGAGACGGTGCTCGTTAAATGGCGCGAGCTGGTCGTGCGCGACGCGAAGGACAACCGCATGACCGTCTACCTCGAATCCGAAGAGGACGCGCGCAAAGACAGGCTCGAGGCTCAGAGCGCGTCCTCCGGAGAAAGTTCCGAAAACGGAGAAAACGACTGA
- the gspM gene encoding type II secretion system protein GspM, producing MNLNLDEIRGAPEFARLRRSALIAAAVWLAFAVAFVSALSAKGENASRLREAEQVLRAASELRSYPERSVVSAEEPLTAVSAILDKTGLQPKVAQLSSSPAGLALQVNRLYPDEFQSLAAEIRGNGLTVKTAEVRALEARRDGRLLNVTLTIEGEAQ from the coding sequence ATGAATCTGAATCTCGACGAGATACGCGGCGCGCCGGAATTTGCGCGGCTGCGGCGCTCGGCTCTGATAGCCGCCGCGGTGTGGCTCGCTTTCGCCGTCGCGTTCGTCTCGGCGCTCTCGGCTAAAGGCGAGAACGCTTCGCGCCTGCGCGAGGCGGAGCAGGTGCTGCGCGCGGCCTCCGAGCTGCGTTCGTATCCCGAGCGCAGCGTCGTGTCCGCGGAAGAGCCTCTTACCGCCGTATCCGCGATACTCGACAAGACCGGCCTTCAGCCGAAGGTCGCGCAACTCTCGTCCTCTCCGGCGGGGCTCGCGCTTCAGGTCAACCGGCTTTATCCAGACGAGTTTCAATCCCTTGCGGCGGAAATACGCGGGAACGGCCTGACGGTAAAGACCGCCGAGGTGCGTGCGCTCGAAGCGCGGCGCGACGGACGGCTGCTCAACGTGACGCTGACGATAGAGGGGGAGGCGCAATGA
- the gspC gene encoding type II secretion system protein GspC yields the protein MEDREMSRRFAGRFAELPRRVRALVSRAGVSEAAKAAAPQGGAVLSPRVLTLAALAAGLFAGYIACAFIESALMSAALGADTAAARAVGRRAPSFANAGRTGGAESFAEANPFKADVRAVKEDEAGGAVKATPEALKSFALRGTLPGIGAWIETGGQTRLVLTGQKIEGFTLSDVKYSEATLSDGTSGHPIYLLLSGCGSPDDSRLNSRRRTRRGNPPQRRTETRAPEKQELDFSGLEPASEGQEGAVPRELVDALLMNPYDELAKVRMIPTPDASGMKLESLAPDSVLARVGVAQGDVISAINGVNITNVADASNALNSLIAGSRFDVTVLRGGKPVELRYQVK from the coding sequence ATGGAGGATAGAGAGATGAGCCGCCGCTTCGCCGGAAGATTCGCGGAACTGCCGCGGCGCGTGCGCGCTCTCGTGTCGCGCGCGGGCGTCTCGGAGGCGGCGAAGGCCGCAGCGCCGCAGGGCGGCGCGGTACTCTCGCCGCGCGTGCTCACGCTCGCGGCGCTCGCTGCGGGGCTTTTCGCCGGCTACATAGCGTGCGCCTTTATCGAGAGTGCATTGATGTCCGCCGCGCTCGGCGCGGACACGGCCGCGGCTCGCGCAGTCGGCCGCCGCGCCCCGTCCTTCGCCAACGCGGGACGCACTGGAGGCGCGGAGTCGTTCGCCGAGGCGAACCCCTTCAAGGCCGACGTGCGCGCCGTGAAGGAGGACGAAGCGGGCGGCGCGGTCAAAGCCACGCCCGAGGCGCTCAAATCCTTCGCTCTGCGCGGCACCCTGCCCGGGATCGGCGCGTGGATAGAGACGGGCGGACAGACGCGGCTCGTGCTTACCGGACAGAAAATAGAGGGCTTCACGCTCTCGGATGTCAAATACAGCGAAGCGACGCTCTCCGACGGGACGAGCGGGCATCCGATATATCTGCTGCTTTCGGGCTGCGGCTCCCCGGACGACTCGCGGCTGAACAGCCGCCGCCGCACGAGGCGCGGCAATCCGCCGCAGCGCAGGACCGAGACGCGCGCGCCCGAGAAGCAGGAGCTCGACTTCTCGGGGCTTGAACCGGCCTCGGAGGGGCAGGAGGGGGCCGTGCCGCGCGAGCTTGTGGACGCTCTGCTGATGAACCCCTACGACGAGCTTGCGAAGGTGCGCATGATACCTACGCCCGACGCCTCGGGGATGAAGCTCGAGAGCCTCGCCCCCGACAGCGTCCTCGCGCGCGTCGGCGTGGCGCAGGGCGACGTGATAAGCGCTATAAACGGCGTCAACATCACGAACGTCGCGGACGCCTCGAACGCGCTGAACTCGCTCATCGCTGGCAGCCGCTTCGACGTGACCGTGCTTCGTGGCGGAAAGCCCGTCGAGCTGCGCTATCAGGTGAAGTAG
- the gspD gene encoding type II secretion system secretin GspD, whose protein sequence is MRVRKRLLYILFAAAALSLAACPAARAAEPDQEELNLMKAANEMRASGRVQLNFKDVEIVKFLRFMSELLGENILVDPGISGTVSVVSPKAVTLNEAREVMLSVLEMNNLTLEQMDGYSKVTPSSGGAVTTGYVVKSDRSVGPSDAVIVQVVPLNYVKAGYVVAPLKTAMKDVQVSPVGNGSSVMLVGKASALNRAVGIIRALDAPDSIRVIKVVPLSYANAKLLEAQMNAMGKDASSKLAGLMAVADERTGRIVVIGTSQNIREAERVIKELDLPSRTENFHVYKLHNADAKSVAEQLSQILATAAKLSPDKEGAMPSTVVPDLPTNSLIFTASQEQYNSLKSILEQLDTQPKQVMLRGLIAEVSLNKLNSAGIDWAAWGGDIMGDAVVAGNVQLGNTAVPGDVMSLYQSLITQEENVPLYDNQGNYMGNNTLTNTQGAGLMYAYIRLLNRFDAINVLSMPRLLCTDNLESSLQVGQVIPQLTGSLTNQTNTDSVTNSYEYKDVGLILNVTPHIRSGNLVALEIEQRIEELQTTTNNATPITSKREVKTTVLVANGQTVIIGGLIREAEKELKNRVPFFSYIPLVGNLFKSTEKQREKVDLMIFLTPYIIETPEHASKVTDNIIRNGQELSEAERILIQRNNSDYQKATRKEGVTREMLDPKGLIYAPQSGDVTEQTEAPKK, encoded by the coding sequence ATGAGGGTCAGAAAAAGATTGCTTTATATATTATTCGCGGCCGCCGCGCTTTCACTCGCGGCCTGCCCAGCCGCGCGAGCGGCGGAGCCCGACCAGGAAGAGCTGAACCTCATGAAGGCGGCGAACGAGATGCGCGCCTCGGGCCGCGTTCAGCTCAACTTCAAAGATGTGGAAATCGTCAAATTCCTCCGCTTCATGTCCGAGCTTCTCGGCGAAAACATACTCGTAGACCCCGGCATATCGGGCACCGTCTCAGTCGTCTCGCCGAAGGCCGTCACGCTCAACGAGGCGCGCGAGGTCATGCTCTCCGTGCTCGAGATGAACAACCTCACGCTCGAGCAGATGGACGGCTACTCTAAGGTCACGCCCTCGTCTGGCGGCGCGGTCACCACCGGCTACGTCGTCAAGAGCGACCGCAGCGTAGGGCCGAGCGACGCCGTCATAGTGCAGGTCGTGCCGCTCAACTACGTCAAGGCAGGCTACGTCGTCGCGCCGCTCAAGACCGCGATGAAGGACGTGCAGGTATCGCCGGTCGGCAACGGCAGCTCCGTCATGCTCGTCGGCAAAGCCTCTGCGCTGAACCGCGCCGTCGGCATAATCCGCGCGCTCGACGCGCCCGACAGCATCCGCGTGATAAAGGTCGTCCCGCTCTCCTACGCGAACGCGAAGCTGCTCGAGGCGCAGATGAACGCGATGGGCAAGGACGCCTCGTCGAAGCTCGCCGGTCTCATGGCGGTCGCCGACGAGCGCACGGGCCGCATAGTCGTAATAGGCACGTCGCAGAACATCCGCGAGGCCGAGCGCGTGATAAAAGAGCTCGACCTGCCCTCGCGCACCGAAAACTTCCACGTCTACAAGCTGCACAACGCCGACGCGAAATCAGTCGCGGAGCAGCTCTCGCAGATACTCGCGACCGCGGCGAAGCTCTCGCCCGACAAGGAGGGCGCGATGCCCTCGACGGTCGTCCCCGACCTTCCGACAAACAGCCTCATATTCACGGCTTCGCAGGAGCAGTACAACTCGCTCAAGTCCATACTGGAACAGCTCGACACTCAGCCGAAGCAGGTCATGCTGCGCGGCCTCATCGCAGAGGTCAGCCTCAACAAGCTCAACAGCGCCGGCATCGACTGGGCGGCGTGGGGCGGCGATATAATGGGCGACGCTGTGGTGGCTGGAAACGTACAACTCGGAAATACAGCCGTCCCTGGAGATGTTATGTCTCTCTATCAAAGCTTAATAACGCAAGAGGAAAACGTCCCCTTGTATGACAATCAGGGCAATTATATGGGGAATAACACTCTCACCAACACCCAGGGCGCGGGCCTCATGTACGCCTACATCCGCCTGCTCAACCGCTTCGACGCGATAAACGTACTTTCCATGCCGCGGCTGCTCTGCACCGACAACCTCGAAAGCTCGCTCCAGGTCGGGCAGGTCATCCCGCAGCTCACCGGCAGCCTCACGAACCAGACCAACACCGACTCCGTCACCAACAGCTACGAATACAAGGACGTCGGCCTCATCCTCAACGTCACGCCTCACATCAGGAGCGGCAACCTCGTCGCGCTCGAGATAGAGCAGCGCATAGAGGAACTCCAGACGACGACGAACAATGCCACGCCGATAACATCGAAGCGCGAGGTCAAGACCACCGTCCTCGTCGCCAACGGGCAGACCGTCATAATAGGCGGCCTCATCCGCGAGGCCGAGAAGGAGCTCAAGAACCGCGTGCCCTTCTTCTCCTATATACCGCTCGTCGGCAACCTCTTCAAATCGACGGAAAAACAGCGCGAGAAGGTGGACCTCATGATATTCCTCACGCCGTACATAATCGAGACGCCGGAGCACGCTTCGAAAGTCACCGACAATATCATCCGCAACGGCCAGGAGCTCAGCGAAGCCGAGCGCATACTGATACAGCGCAACAACAGCGACTATCAGAAGGCGACGCGCAAAGAAGGCGTGACGCGCGAGATGCTCGACCCGAAGGGGCTGATCTACGCGCCGCAGTCGGGCGACGTTACGGAACAGACGGAAGCGCCGAAGAAATAA
- a CDS encoding type II secretion system protein GspK, translating to MRRSSGFILVSVMLAAATLLTAATAFAWFARAQSMAEASRERIYRFRGAAEIAVKVMSRRIDADSNGWDGPTEKLYDPYEHVKLEIGEFTVEVQIRPLNDKIAINALLLPDGVTLRSEYEAAWENIWEELGQPRLAREVIDFIDSDTDQKLGGAERDININRMISDLSELRAMPEITDGVLWGTEDAPGLAAYVTADGGEKLNVNVAAPEVLAVLDDTLTLSHARSIAAYRLVNPIRDMDGLRAVPGFPAALATKLANIIGFESDRFLLSVRVSDEAGNVRNYRATVERGGAGVYRWEE from the coding sequence GTGCGGCGAAGTAGCGGCTTCATCCTGGTCTCCGTGATGCTCGCCGCCGCTACGCTGCTGACTGCGGCGACCGCCTTCGCGTGGTTCGCGCGCGCTCAGTCGATGGCCGAGGCGTCGCGCGAGAGGATATACCGCTTCCGCGGAGCCGCCGAGATAGCCGTGAAGGTTATGAGCCGAAGGATTGACGCGGATTCCAACGGCTGGGACGGCCCGACGGAAAAGCTGTACGACCCTTACGAACACGTAAAATTGGAAATCGGAGAATTCACCGTGGAAGTACAAATACGTCCGTTAAATGATAAAATAGCGATAAACGCGCTCCTTTTGCCCGACGGCGTCACGCTCCGTTCGGAGTACGAGGCCGCATGGGAGAATATATGGGAGGAGCTCGGACAGCCGCGCCTGGCGCGGGAGGTCATCGACTTTATAGATTCGGACACGGATCAAAAGCTCGGCGGCGCGGAGCGCGATATCAACATCAACCGTATGATTTCGGATTTGAGCGAGCTTCGCGCGATGCCGGAGATAACGGACGGCGTGCTGTGGGGCACGGAGGACGCGCCCGGCCTCGCCGCCTACGTTACGGCGGACGGAGGCGAGAAGCTCAACGTCAACGTCGCCGCGCCCGAGGTGCTGGCGGTGCTTGACGATACGCTGACGCTCTCGCACGCGCGCAGCATCGCGGCCTACCGCCTCGTGAACCCGATCCGCGACATGGACGGGCTGCGCGCCGTCCCGGGCTTTCCGGCGGCGCTGGCGACGAAGCTCGCGAATATTATCGGCTTTGAAAGCGACCGTTTCCTGCTCAGCGTCAGAGTCTCCGACGAGGCGGGGAACGTCAGGAATTACAGGGCGACCGTCGAACGCGGCGGCGCCGGCGTTTACAGATGGGAAGAATAG
- the dnaB gene encoding replicative DNA helicase: MDNQAGPERIPPFNLEAERAVLGSCLLDPEALNTAVEMLAAEDFYDPRHRKAFEIIKSLSERSVAVDALTFRDEAAKQDLVKTLGGLSFITSLTEAVTTTANIEYHAGIVRDKAVHRALITVGSDISKIGFSEEIEVDEALETAEQKVFEISRTGRTTNIRSTHDVLKAAMSDIEKRLAGGLAITGVPTGFPDFDRMSAGLQPGALYIIAARPAMGKTAFALNIGQYAASEENVPVLVFSLEMSAEQIAQRMLSSEAKVNLIELFESRRQQSEQWESLKRAAAKIEKSPIFIDDSSPLNTLELRGRCRRFFAKHGEGRGLIIIDYLQLMQGARHMENRTQEVSEISRTLKSIAREFRVPVIALSQLSRDVEKRDKNNKRPMLSDLRESGSIEQDADMVLFLYREAYYAQENDSQDATAEVIVAKNRNGPTGKVDLVFFREFARFENVYGASM, from the coding sequence TTGGATAATCAAGCCGGGCCCGAGAGAATACCGCCGTTCAACCTTGAGGCTGAACGCGCGGTGCTCGGCTCGTGCCTGCTCGACCCGGAGGCTCTCAATACGGCGGTCGAGATGCTCGCCGCCGAGGATTTCTACGACCCGCGCCACAGGAAGGCCTTCGAGATAATCAAGTCCCTCTCCGAACGCAGCGTCGCGGTGGACGCGCTGACCTTCCGCGACGAGGCCGCCAAGCAGGACCTCGTCAAGACGCTGGGCGGACTCTCGTTCATCACATCGCTCACCGAGGCCGTCACGACGACGGCGAACATCGAATACCACGCCGGCATCGTCCGCGACAAGGCCGTCCACCGCGCGCTGATAACGGTCGGCAGCGACATATCGAAGATAGGCTTCAGCGAGGAGATCGAAGTGGACGAGGCCCTCGAGACGGCGGAGCAGAAGGTCTTCGAGATTTCGCGCACCGGGCGCACCACGAACATACGCTCCACGCACGACGTGCTGAAAGCCGCGATGTCCGACATAGAGAAGCGCCTTGCGGGCGGCCTCGCGATAACGGGAGTGCCGACAGGCTTTCCCGACTTCGACAGGATGTCGGCGGGGCTTCAGCCGGGCGCGCTTTACATCATAGCGGCGCGCCCCGCTATGGGTAAGACGGCCTTCGCCCTGAACATAGGACAGTACGCGGCGAGCGAGGAGAACGTCCCGGTGCTCGTCTTCAGCCTCGAAATGTCGGCTGAGCAGATAGCTCAGAGAATGCTGTCGTCCGAGGCGAAGGTGAACCTCATCGAGTTGTTCGAGAGCCGCCGCCAGCAAAGCGAGCAGTGGGAGAGCCTCAAGCGCGCCGCGGCGAAGATAGAGAAAAGCCCCATCTTCATCGACGACAGCTCTCCGCTGAACACTCTCGAACTGCGCGGGCGCTGCCGCCGCTTCTTCGCGAAGCACGGCGAAGGACGCGGCCTCATCATAATCGACTATCTCCAGCTTATGCAGGGCGCGCGGCACATGGAGAACCGCACGCAGGAGGTCTCGGAAATATCGCGCACGCTCAAGAGCATTGCGCGCGAGTTCCGCGTGCCGGTCATCGCTCTGTCGCAGCTCTCGCGCGACGTTGAAAAGCGCGACAAGAACAACAAGCGCCCGATGCTCTCCGACCTTCGCGAAAGCGGCTCGATAGAGCAGGACGCGGACATGGTCCTTTTCCTCTACCGCGAGGCCTACTACGCGCAGGAGAACGACTCGCAGGACGCTACCGCCGAGGTCATCGTTGCGAAGAACAGAAACGGCCCGACCGGCAAGGTGGACCTCGTATTCTTCCGCGAATTCGCGCGCTTCGAGAACGTCTACGGCGCTTCGATGTAG